Proteins co-encoded in one Marmota flaviventris isolate mMarFla1 chromosome 9, mMarFla1.hap1, whole genome shotgun sequence genomic window:
- the LOC114098429 gene encoding olfactory receptor OR51C1 has product MSSFQNFTSSSIIFLLTGVPGLEAFHTWISIPFCFLYATALSGNSLILFVIVTQPSLHEPMYYFLSMLSTTDLGLSISTLVTMLGIFWFNAREISFNACLSQMFFIKLFTVMESSVLLAMAFDRFVAISNPLRYATILTYYRIAQIGVAIVIRGTLMLTPMVALLKRLSFCNSHVLHHSYCFHPDVMKLSCTDTRINSAVGLTAMISTVGVDSVLILLSYVLIIRTVLSIASPEERRKAFSTCISHIGAVAIFYIPLISLSFVHRFGKGAPPYVHTMIANTYLLIPPVMNPIIYSVKTKQIRRAVIKILHSKET; this is encoded by the coding sequence ATGTCAAGTTTCCAGAACTTCACATCCTCTTCCATCATTTTCCTGCTTACTGGTGTTCCTGGGCTGGAAGCCTTCCACACCTGGATCTCCATTCCCTTCTGCTTTCTCTATGCAACTGCCCTCTCAGGGAACAGCCTGATTCTCTTTGTCATTGTCACGCAGCCCAGTCTCCACGAACCCATGTATTATTTCCTGTCCATGCTGTCCACCACAGACCTTGGGCTGTCCATATCCACTCTGGTCACCATGCTGGGCATATTCTGGTTTAATGCCAGGGAGATCAGCTTCAATGCCTGCTTGTCACAGATGTTCTTTATCAAACTCTTCACTGTCATGGAATCTTCAGTACTGTTGGCTATGGCTTTTGATCGTTTTGTGGCCATCTCTAATCCCCTTAGGTATGCCACTATTTTAACCTACTATAGAATAGCTCAAATTGGAGTGGCAATTGTCATCAGGGGAACCCTAATGTTGACACCAATGGTAGCACTTCTTAAAAGATTGTCCTTCTGCAACAGTCACGTGCTCCACCACTCCTACTGCTTCCACCCTGATGTGATGAAGCTCTCATGCACAGACACCAGGATCAACAGTGCAGTTGGATTGACTGCCATGATTTCTACTGTTGGTGTGGACTCAGTCCTCATCCTCCTTTCCTATGTTTTGATCATTAGGACTGTCCTCAGCATTGCTTCCCCTGAAGAGAGGAGGAAAGCCTTCAGCACATGCATCTCCCACATTGGGGCTGTGGCTATATTCTATATTCCATTGATCAGTCTGTCCTTTGTGCACAGATTTGGAAAAGGAGCCCCGCCATATGTACATACCATGATCGCTAACACCTATCTGCTGATCCCTCCTGTAATGAACCCCATTATCTACAGTGTGAAGACCAAACAGATACGTAGAGCTGTGATAAAAATTCTCCATTCTAAAGAAACATAG